Proteins encoded together in one Juglans regia cultivar Chandler chromosome 9, Walnut 2.0, whole genome shotgun sequence window:
- the LOC109014952 gene encoding protein FAR-RED IMPAIRED RESPONSE 1-like — MDADIEFSNNECDEVEIDKEIGGDETIEEPTVGMQFSSVKEVHAYYMKYGKKKGFGVSKRNIRQDDDGTVILDHVHACSSGKAKHFRCFKKVDARVAKRLEINDEAGIRLSKNFKSLVVEAGGYENCAFGEECRNYIDKARRLHLGADARSRAVYESFGDVITFDTTYLTNAYKMPFAPFVGVNHHGQSILLGCGLISNEDADTFEWLFQSWLQCMNNQPLNAIITDQDKAMKIAISRVFPISRHRFCLWHIMKKLPEKFGSHCRYGKIKSTIHRCVYYSFSQHEFDEHWCRMLDTYDLNENAWLVSLYSDRHYWVPAYGRDTFWAGMSTTQRSEGMNAFFDDYVHSRTTLKQFVDQYDSALRRKVENEAIANFNSFNKDIPCISRYPLEKQFQSAYTLAKFKEVQEELRGFLYLTTKEMGCEDGRYMFVVVDEIQVGNDLLKRVTFNVEVDQDPLDVKCSCKLFEFKGILCRHALRVLTQMGQHTIPSKYILDRWRKDIKRKYTFVKSSYDTTSIDDARRYDRIQNCFYELCSNASKAESSCVKLISQIEQLKTQYPGIADHDTSNTVDTAPSTEASTPRVLSPLVVRSKGRPPSKRKVHPAKKSIKKSSTKRRLHNNQAEVHFY; from the exons ATGGATGCCGATatagaattttcaaataatgaGTGTGATGAGGTAGAAATTGATAAGGAGATTGGAGGTGATGAAACAATTGAAGAACCTACGGTTGGAATGCAATTTTCATCTGTAAAAGAAGTGCATGCTTATTATATGAAGTATGGTAAGAAGAAAGGGTTTGGGGTATCTAAAAGGAATATTAGACAGGATGACGATGGGACA GTGATATTGGATCACGTCCACGCCTGTAGTTCGGGGAAGGCAAAACATTTTAGATGCTTTAAAAAGGTTGATGCTCGTGTTGCCAAGAGGCTTGAAATAAATGACGAGGCAGGTATAAGGttgtccaaaaattttaagTCTTTGGTTGTTGAGGCGGGGGGTTATGAGAATTGCGCATTCGGGGAGGAGTGTCGAAACTACATTGACAAAGCACGACGACTTCACCTCGGG GCAGACGCTCGGAGTAGAGCTGTGTATGAATCATTTGGGGATGTTATTACATTTGATACAACATATCTCACTAATGCTTATAAAATGCCTTTTGCACCGTTTGTGGGTGTGAACCACCATGGACAGTCAATCCTACTCGGTTGCGGATTGATATCCAATGAGGACGCAGATACATTTGAGTGGTTGTTTCAGTCATGGTTGCAGTGTATGAATAACCAACCGCTAAACGCAATCATCACAGACCAAGACAAGGCCATGAAAATTGCAATATCGAGGGTGTTTCCAATTTCTAGGCATCGATTCTGCTTGtggcatataatgaaaaaacttcCTGAGAAATTTGGCTCACATTGTCGATACGGGAAAATAAAGAGTACCATACATAGATGCGTATATTACTCTTTCAGTCAGCATGAGTTTGATGAACATTGGTGCCGTATGCTCGATACATATGATTTGAATGAGAATGCATGGTTAGTATCACTGTATAGTGATCGACATTATTGGGTGCCGGCCTATGGTAGAGACACATTCTGGGCAGGAATGTCAACCACACAGCGAAGTGAAGgaatgaatgcattttttgacgACTATGTTCACTCTAGAACTACTCTGAAGCAATTTGTTGACCAGTATGATTCGGCCCTTAGGAGGAAGGTAGAGAATGAAGCAATTGCTAACTTCAATTCCTTTAACAAGGACATTCCTTGCATCAGTCGCTATCCTCTTGAGAAGCAATTTCAAAGTGCATATACTCTTGCTAAATTCAAAGAGGTACAAGAGGAATTGCGAGGATTTCTATATTTGACTACTAAGGAGATGGGGTGTGAGGATGGTAGATATATGTTCGTTGTTGTGGATGAGATTCAAGTTGGTAATGACTTATTAAAACGTGTAACATTTAATGTGGAAGTTGATCAAGATCCCCTTGATGTGAAATGCAGTTGTAAGTTATTTGAGTTTAAGGGTATTTTGTGTAGACACGCTCTCCGTGTCTTAACTCAAATGGGCCAACATACAATACCATCAAAATACATATTGGATCGGTGGAGGAAAGATATTAAGCGAAAATACACCTTCGTGAAAAGTAGTTATGACACTACTAGCATCGACGATGCACGAAGGTACGATAGGATCCAAAATTGTTTCTATGAACTGTGTTCCAATGCTTCAAAGGCTGAGAGCAGTTGTGTTAAATTGATTAGTCAGATAGAACAGTTGAAGACACAGTACCCTGGTATCGCTGATCATGACACTAGCAACACAGTTGATACAGCTCCTTCGACGGAGGCTTCAACCCCTAGAGTTCTTAGTCCTTTGGTAGTTCGGAGTAAGGGAAGACCACCGTCTAAGAGAAAAGTGCACCCCGCTAAGAAGAGTATTAAGAAATCGAGTACGAAAAGGCGATTGCACAACAACCAAGCTGaggttcatttttattaa